AATCAATCAAATCGCGGCCGGTGAAGTCGTTGAAAGACCGGCTTCGGTGGTCAAAGAATTATTGGAAAATTCCGTTGATGCCGGGGCCACCGACATCCGCATCGATATCATCCAATCCGGGAGGTCTTCTATCCGGGTAACGGATAACGGCCGGGGGATGTCCAAAGAAGACCTGCTCCTGGCCATCGAGCGTCATGCTACCAGTAAAATCCGGGCCTATGCCGATTTAATGTCCCTGAAGTCGATGGGTTTCAGAGGAGAGGCCCTGCCCAGCATCGCCGCGGTCAGCCGGATGACTATCCTTTCCATTCCATTAGGGGAAGTTTCCGGCTATCGTCTGGAGATCTGGGGAGGGAAGAAAATAGGCCTGGAAGAAACCGGAGGGGCTTCCGGGACGATCATAGAAGTCATGGATCTTTTCTATAATACCCCGGCGCGGATGGCCTTTTTAAAAACGCCCAGGGTCGAATGGAGCCAGATACAGACGGCCCTGGAGCGGGTGGCCCTGGGATTCCCGGCCCTTCGATTTGATCTGACCCATAATGGAAAAAAGATCCTGCAGCTTTTTCCTGCCCAAGACAAGCTTCTACGTCTTCAGGAATTATGGGGCCCGGAAAAAACCAGCGGATTGATCCCCGTGGATTTAACAGAAGACCAGATCCGGATCAAAGGTTTTATCTCTCCGCCCCATTTCCATCAAAACACTTCGAAAAATGTCGCCTTTATGGTCAATCAGCGATGGGTCCGCAGCCCCCTTTTGTACCCCTTGATCCTCCGGGCTTATGCCGGTATGATTCCATCGGGTCGTTTTCCGATAACGGCCCTTTGGATGGAAATCTCTCCGGAATTGATTGATGTCAATATTCATCCCACCAAACAAGAGGTGCGTTTCAGTCAAACCGCCTGGATTCAAACCCTGGTGGGTAAGGCCCTTGGGCAGGCCTTGAAATCCCATATACCTAAACCAGGGGGAATGGAGCAAGATTTTCGCTATCAAACTTGGGCACAAGGTCAAACCGAACCTTTCCTTTTTAGAGATGGCCCGAGAGTGCCATACCTTATTTCTCCAACCCGGGAAGAGGACCCAAGACCTTCTCTATTCGATGCAGACCGGCAAAGCCTTTTTCGAGAACCCAAGACCGACTCCTTTCCGGATAACCCGCCGGTTGAAGCGCCGCAGACGGATCAGGAAGGGGCCTTTTCCCGGTTAACCCTGATAACCCAGCTTCAAGGGACTTATCTGGTCGCCTTAATGGATCGCGGCTTGGTTTTAATCGATCAGCATGCCGCCCATGAACGGGTGCTGTATGATCGATATCTGAATCAATGGCAGGCCGGCGGGGTCTCTTCTCAATACCTGGTCGTTCCTATCCTGATTGAACTTCCTCTTGGTTGGACCATCGATCTTGAATCAATCCAGACGGAGTTGGGCGGCTTTGGGTTCGAAATAACTTCAGCCGGGGGAAAAAGCTTGTGGATAAAATCCATACCCGTTGGGATAAGCCTGGAGCAAGCGGAAAGGGCCTTAAAGGAAATATTGGAGGAAATAAAGGCCGAGGGCGTTTTGTCGAATCCAGAGGATATATCAAAACCCATGTTAAAACTCCTGGCCTGCCATACAGCGATCCGGGCCGGGCAGGTTTTGAGCCTGGAAGAAATGAAATCCTTGTTGAATCAATTGGACCAAACCGAAAGTCCTTCTCATTGCCCCCATGGCCGTCCCCTCTGGATATTGGTGTCCTGGGAAGAGATTGAAAAGCGGTTCAAACGGAAATGAAGTTGCAAGTTGCAAGAGACAGGGGGCGGGGGTCAGGGGTCGGGGATCGGGGGGCAGGGGAGATTTTTTTCAATTCCGAAATCCGAATTCCGCAATCCGCAATCGCCCCGGTCTTATGTCAATGAAAGCGGACCGCCCCAAATTAGTCTTTATCACCGGGCCGACGGCGGTCGGAAAATCTGGATTGGGGCACCGACTGGCCCGGGAGGTGGGGGGAGAAATCATCAACGCCGATTCCATGCAGGTCTACCGTTATATGGACATCGGCACAGCCAAACCGGCCCTGACAGAAAGAAAAGAAGTCCCTTATCATCTCATCGATATTGTCGATCCCGACCAGCCCTTTGATGCCTCTGAGTTCAGAAGACGGGCCCAGTCCATCATTCGGGAACTCCACCTCCGCAGGACCCCGATCCTGGTCATCGGAGGGACCGGCCTCTATCTGAGGATTTTGCAAAGGGGGATTTTTTCCTGTCCCAAGCCCGATGTCGAGATCCGGGAAAGGTGGAGAAAAGCATCTCAGATCCAGGGAGCGGACTTTCTTTGGGAGACCTTGAAAAAAAAAGACCCTCTGGCCGCCGAACGGATTCATCCCCGGGATACCTTTCGGTTGATCCGGGCCCTGGAGGTTTTGGAATTGACCGGCCGCCCCATCTCGGATTGGCAACAATGGGATCTGAAAGTCGAGACTGATTATGAGATCCTCTGGATCGGTCTTTCCCTGGATCGCCAGGCCCTTTACCGGCAGATTAATCTCAGGGCGGAAAAGATGATGGCCCAGGGGTTTCTTGGGGAGGTCCAGGGACTTCTTGACAGGGGATACTCCGCTGAATTAAAGTCTATGAACTCCCTGGGCTATCGGCATATGATCGGGGTGTTACAAGGCAAGTGGGAATTGAAAGAGGCCCTGGAACTTTTGAAGAGGGATACCCGCCGTTATGCCAAGAGACAATTGACCTGGTTAGGCCGGGAAACCAATTTGAACTGGTTTTCTGCTGAAGAATTTGATAGTATTCGTTTTAAAGTAATCGATTATTTTAATCAACCGTGAGACCATGTCTATCCCCAACTGGATTACCCTGATACGTATTGTCCTGATCCCTTGGTTCGCCATTCTGCTGATCAACGGTTCTTTTAACCAAGCCTTATGGGTTTTTGCCGGAGCAGCGGTGACTGATGGATTGGATGGACTGACGGCGCGCTGGTTTTCCCAAAAGACCCGTCTGGGGTCTTTTTTAGACCCCATCGCCGATAAAATGTTATTGTCTACGGCCTATATCGCCCTGGCCGTTTTGAAGGAGATACCGGTTTGGCTGGCCGTGATTGTCATCAGCCGGGATGTGGTGATCCTGTTGGGGGTCAGTATCCTGGTTCTCAATCAAATTGATTTTGACATTAAACCGACCGTCTATAGTAAGCTGACCACTATTTTTCAACTCCTGTTAATCCTGAGCGTCCTTTCTTCCGGGTATGTGCATTTCGGCTCTGGGGTGAGAGAAATATTGGTCCTGACCACCTTGATTTTTACCGTTTTTTCAGGACTTCATTATATCTATTCCGGCCTCAAGATCTTGGCCTGATTGGTTAGGAATTTGCATTTTGGACGCAGATCGACGCAGATTGTCAAGATTTTGAATATAAAGAATAGTGATCTGCGGGTATCTGCGTAAATCAGCGTCCTTTAATTAATGAAGCGGTTTTTTCTTGACACCGACGGGTATAATTGTTTAAACATAACCAACACACAGGCACGTAGCTCAGGGGGAGAGCGCTACCCTGACACGGTAGAGGTCATGGGTTCAAAACCCATCGTGCCTACCATAAAAAACAAGGAGTTAGCTGTTTTGAGTTAGCTCCTTTTTTATTTGGAAAGGATGACGGGTAAATGGCATGATCGGTATTTTTGATTCGGGTATCGGCGGTTTAACGGTAGTGCGGGAGATTTTGGAAAAACTTCCCCGCTATCGGATCGTCTATTTCGGCGATACGGCCCGCAGCCCTTACGGGACCAAGAGCCAGAAAACAATCATAGACTATTCTATAGAAGATACGGAATTTCTTTTATCCCAGGGGGCCAAGATTATTATCGTGGCCTGCAACTCGGCTTCCTCGGTGGCATTTGAAACCTTAAGGCAACGATTTGCCATCCCGATTTTTGAGGTGATCCGTCCGGCTGTTGAAAAGACCCTTCGGCTGACTCAAAAAAAAAGGGTGGGGGTGATTGGAACCCGGGCCACGATCGGCAGCGGGATTTATGAAAGGTTGCTGAAAGAGGCCCAACCCGGGATTGAGGTCTTTTCCCAGGCCTGTCCATTACTCGTGCCCTTGGTGGAAGAAGGCTGGCTGAAAAGACCGGAGACCAAGCAGATCGTCCGGAAATACCTCTTTTCTCTAAAGATGAAGCAATTGGATACCCTGGTCCTGGGATGCACCCATTATCCGTTACTTAAATATATTATCCAGGTCAAAATGGGCAAGAGGGTCCGGGTGATTGACTCTTCGCAGGAAGTGGCCCTTTGGGTAAAGGAATATTTAGAGCAGAATCCCTCAGTGGCTGAAAGTTTAACGCCTATCGACCGGTCTGAAGGGCACCATTTTTTTGTCTCTGATCTGACCCCGAATTTTGAACAGATTGCCCGGAATTTTCTGGGCCGGCCGATTACGTTAGAATTGGCTAAAAGATGAGGGGGAACAAGTGACGGGGGACGGGGTAAAGGCAAAAGGAGCCATCCGGTAAAAGAAAAAGGACTGGATTTGGATTGACTCTTTAAAAGACAGCCGGTACACTTATCCACAAACAGGAAGAAGGGGATAGACTTATGGGGGTTCCGGCAAAAAATGAAGAGCAGCGATTTACCTATGGGGATTATCTGAATTGGTCGGATGATGAACGGTGGGAGTTGATAGACGGGGTCGCCTATAACATGACCCCCGCACCATCCGTCCAACATCAAAGGATAACGGGCGAATTATTCAGACAACTCGCTAATTATCTTCAAGGAAAACCCTGCGAGGTTTTTATCGCGCCCTTTGATGTCCGGCTCCCTCGGAGAGAAGAAAAAGATGAAGATATCGATACGGTGGTTCAACCGGATATCCTGGTCATCTGCGACCCGGGGAAATTAGATGAAAAAGGTTGCCGTGGCGGTCCGGATCTGGTCGTCGAGGTGGTTTCTCCTTCAACGGTGCAAAAGGATCTCAAGATTAAGTTGGGTCTTTACGAACGGGTTGGGGTAAAGGAATATTGGATTTTTCACCCTTCGGATGAAACCGTTATGGTTTTTACCCTGGGCCAGAACGGCAGATATGGCCGGCCGGAAATTCTGACCAAAGAGGACAGGCTGAAAACCAGCCTCTTTGATGAGCTAGCCATAGATCTAAATCTGATCTTCAGTCCTAAAGGAGATTCTTCGACACCGGATGCTTGATGATGAAAAGGGGAGGCTATAGGCAATGGGCTATAGGTAAGAAGGAAGTAATTTTTTACTCTTTGTCCTCGCGCCTCGTCCTCATGCCTCGGGGGGCACCACGAAGCATAAAAATACCGCCGTCGTAGGGGCGGGTTTTAATCCCGCCCCTACGGAGCTTCAATGGAAGCGAATTTTTCAAATTCCGAAATCCGAAATCCGAAATCGGAGTCTATTTTCGTATTAAAACTGAATCTCCATGGCTTTATAGGTGCAGACCGGCAGGCAGGCTTCGCAAATGATGCATCGTTCCTTTTGGAAGGAGACCTTCATATCCTCCCGGTTCACGGTCAGGGCCTGGGTGGGACAATGGGGAATGCAGGCCGTGCAATGGGAACATCGTTCTTTGATGTGCCGTACTTCCTGGGCCAAAGGTTCCACCTGGATCCCGATTTTTTTTAGATAGTCCAACCCATTGGCCACAGCCTCCCGACTGCCATTTAACTCGATCACCAATCGCCCTTCTACCTTGGGTCGGACCGTGGCCTTCAGGATATTGATCATGCAGTCATAATTTTTGATGAGGTTATAGGTAACCGGCTCTTCTACGAGGGCCGGGGGAAAGGTTAAGATAACCTTTTTTTTAGCCATGAAGGTCTCCTCCCGGCAGCGGCGCCACCGGTTCGGTCAAAAGGAATTTTCCTTTAAGAAGCCAGCGTTTTAAGGTTTCAGCCAATTCCCGGGCCTTCAGATAACTGGATAACCCGCCGGTGGGGATTTCTTTATTCTGTAAGGATATCTTGCCTGATTTCAACTCCGCATAATTAACCTCACCCAGGATTTTCCCTGTACCTTGCGGATAGTCCTGGCTGTAATCCACAATTCTGGTCCAGATCTCTTCATCCCGGACAGAGGTCAGGATGGCCATTTCTTCATCCAAAATGGGGATGGGGATCCCGAGCCCCACGGCCAGAGTAGTGCCGTACCCGGTAAATGAAACCCCTCGAAGCCATTGGGCACTCATTTGCTTTAAATCCCCCATGACCGCTATTGTTCCGGCCGGACCTCGCGGCACTTTATTTTTTCCCCTGGGGACCGAGGGGTTGTGTTGGGTTCCGGGCCAGCAGACATAGCCGATCCCGCCTCCCAGAAATATCCTGGTTCCTATCCCGATGGTCCGATACAGGGGATCGTTCAATAAGGGGGAAAGCTGACCGGCACTGCAATAGTTGGCGTTTCCCATTTTAGGACGTAAGACCCCCATATAGGTATAAATCACTTTGTTGGAAAGATTAACCGCCACGTTATAATTCTGATAGCCGTTGCGGGGATTAAACATGACGGCATCATTGAAATCTTTCAGGAAGAGTTTTGTTTCTCTTTTTTTCATGGGGTAGCAATCCGTTCCATAACCGGTCCCGGAAAAGGTCACGCTTTTCCCGGAAACCAGGTCTTCGATGACATGGGCCCCTCCATAGAGAAATTGACCGGGAAAGACGGCATTCCTGGGATCATCATCCGGTAAAGCGTTTGCCCCGAGATAGATGTCCGCAGCGGCAAATCCGGTATAAACGGGAACATTGTTCAGGGTAGCCTTCCCCCCCCCCAACTTCATCCGGGGAATCGGTTGGGCGATATTGAAATAAGCCCCTGAGGAACACATGGGACTGAAGGTGCCGGTGGTGACCACATCGACTTCTTCGGCGACTTTTTTGGCCCCCTTTTTTTGGGTAAGCTCAATAATTTCTTCAGCGGTCACCACAACCGCTTTCCCTTTTTTGATCTTTTCATTGATTTCAGCAATGGTCTTGCTCATGGTCGAACCCCTCGGGAAAAAATTTCCAATCCCATACTATACATTAAATCTATCCCAACCCGGACCAGCCGGAACCAAAATTGGATATACGAAACATGTTAAATGCCTTGGCTGGTTCCGGGTTAACGGCCTATTCTTTAATAAATTCTATCCATTTTGCGTAGAATTTTATTTTTAAGTAACCAAGGTATATTCTCGCTTTTGATGGATGATGTCAAGAGGAGAAATGGGCTTGCCCCCCTTCACTTTCATATAACTATTGAAATAGACATGTTGCCTGAAAGTGAAGGGGGGCAAGGAGAAATGGGTTATTTGGGCGGGGGAAGGAGGTACGTTTTAATCAGCCTCTGGGTATCTTCCGGATTGAGTTCCACAACCCGCCAGAACCCTTCCTGCTTGCGCATACCCATACGCAACTGATCTTTGTCCTGTTTCAGGGTTACCAGGGCGGAATCCTCTTTTACTTTAAAATGGGCCAGGGTGAGGAGCAGAAAAGAAGAGGGCAGGGTGGGATTCTTCGGGTTTTCCAGAAAGGTGCGGAGTTGCTGGATGACCAGATCACTTAACCCTTTGTTGATTTCCGGTGTTAATTGAATTTTTATTTCTCCCAAAGGACCGGGGAGTTTCCCTAAAGAACCGGAGGTGTTCAGGGAAGAAAGCAAGGCGGATAAAGACCCTGAAATCTGCTGACTGAGAATGGATTCCACATCGACATAGCTTAGAAAAGTATTGATGTCTCTATTTTTCAGCCCGGCCCCAATTTGATACAGGGCATAATAAGGGGTTCCTTGGAACCATCGATAGCCAAGGCCGGCCCCAAAGGCCAGGAAAACGACTAAGCCTATCAGGATTAAATTTCGATTGGTTTTCATTGATAACTTTTAGGGAAAAATGTTCAACGTTCAACGTTCAAGGTTCAAAGTTCAACATTCAGCGAAACTACTTTTTATCCATGTGGCATTAGGAGGTTGTGCCAAATGGGGATTTTGTTTTAATAACAAAAAAGGGAGAAAAACTCAAATTTAATGTTTCAATATTGATGCATTCGTAAAAAGTCCAAAAGCACCGATTTACGTCATTCCCGTGAAAACGGGAATCCAGTGTTTTTAATTAGTTACAA
This genomic interval from Deltaproteobacteria bacterium contains the following:
- the mutL gene encoding DNA mismatch repair endonuclease MutL translates to INQIAAGEVVERPASVVKELLENSVDAGATDIRIDIIQSGRSSIRVTDNGRGMSKEDLLLAIERHATSKIRAYADLMSLKSMGFRGEALPSIAAVSRMTILSIPLGEVSGYRLEIWGGKKIGLEETGGASGTIIEVMDLFYNTPARMAFLKTPRVEWSQIQTALERVALGFPALRFDLTHNGKKILQLFPAQDKLLRLQELWGPEKTSGLIPVDLTEDQIRIKGFISPPHFHQNTSKNVAFMVNQRWVRSPLLYPLILRAYAGMIPSGRFPITALWMEISPELIDVNIHPTKQEVRFSQTAWIQTLVGKALGQALKSHIPKPGGMEQDFRYQTWAQGQTEPFLFRDGPRVPYLISPTREEDPRPSLFDADRQSLFREPKTDSFPDNPPVEAPQTDQEGAFSRLTLITQLQGTYLVALMDRGLVLIDQHAAHERVLYDRYLNQWQAGGVSSQYLVVPILIELPLGWTIDLESIQTELGGFGFEITSAGGKSLWIKSIPVGISLEQAERALKEILEEIKAEGVLSNPEDISKPMLKLLACHTAIRAGQVLSLEEMKSLLNQLDQTESPSHCPHGRPLWILVSWEEIEKRFKRK
- the miaA gene encoding tRNA (adenosine(37)-N6)-dimethylallyltransferase MiaA; the encoded protein is MSMKADRPKLVFITGPTAVGKSGLGHRLAREVGGEIINADSMQVYRYMDIGTAKPALTERKEVPYHLIDIVDPDQPFDASEFRRRAQSIIRELHLRRTPILVIGGTGLYLRILQRGIFSCPKPDVEIRERWRKASQIQGADFLWETLKKKDPLAAERIHPRDTFRLIRALEVLELTGRPISDWQQWDLKVETDYEILWIGLSLDRQALYRQINLRAEKMMAQGFLGEVQGLLDRGYSAELKSMNSLGYRHMIGVLQGKWELKEALELLKRDTRRYAKRQLTWLGRETNLNWFSAEEFDSIRFKVIDYFNQP
- a CDS encoding CDP-alcohol phosphatidyltransferase family protein gives rise to the protein MSIPNWITLIRIVLIPWFAILLINGSFNQALWVFAGAAVTDGLDGLTARWFSQKTRLGSFLDPIADKMLLSTAYIALAVLKEIPVWLAVIVISRDVVILLGVSILVLNQIDFDIKPTVYSKLTTIFQLLLILSVLSSGYVHFGSGVREILVLTTLIFTVFSGLHYIYSGLKILA
- a CDS encoding glutamate racemase, producing the protein MIGIFDSGIGGLTVVREILEKLPRYRIVYFGDTARSPYGTKSQKTIIDYSIEDTEFLLSQGAKIIIVACNSASSVAFETLRQRFAIPIFEVIRPAVEKTLRLTQKKRVGVIGTRATIGSGIYERLLKEAQPGIEVFSQACPLLVPLVEEGWLKRPETKQIVRKYLFSLKMKQLDTLVLGCTHYPLLKYIIQVKMGKRVRVIDSSQEVALWVKEYLEQNPSVAESLTPIDRSEGHHFFVSDLTPNFEQIARNFLGRPITLELAKR
- a CDS encoding Uma2 family endonuclease: MGVPAKNEEQRFTYGDYLNWSDDERWELIDGVAYNMTPAPSVQHQRITGELFRQLANYLQGKPCEVFIAPFDVRLPRREEKDEDIDTVVQPDILVICDPGKLDEKGCRGGPDLVVEVVSPSTVQKDLKIKLGLYERVGVKEYWIFHPSDETVMVFTLGQNGRYGRPEILTKEDRLKTSLFDELAIDLNLIFSPKGDSSTPDA
- a CDS encoding 4Fe-4S dicluster domain-containing protein, with the translated sequence MAKKKVILTFPPALVEEPVTYNLIKNYDCMINILKATVRPKVEGRLVIELNGSREAVANGLDYLKKIGIQVEPLAQEVRHIKERCSHCTACIPHCPTQALTVNREDMKVSFQKERCIICEACLPVCTYKAMEIQF
- a CDS encoding homocysteine biosynthesis protein, with the translated sequence MSKTIAEINEKIKKGKAVVVTAEEIIELTQKKGAKKVAEEVDVVTTGTFSPMCSSGAYFNIAQPIPRMKLGGGKATLNNVPVYTGFAAADIYLGANALPDDDPRNAVFPGQFLYGGAHVIEDLVSGKSVTFSGTGYGTDCYPMKKRETKLFLKDFNDAVMFNPRNGYQNYNVAVNLSNKVIYTYMGVLRPKMGNANYCSAGQLSPLLNDPLYRTIGIGTRIFLGGGIGYVCWPGTQHNPSVPRGKNKVPRGPAGTIAVMGDLKQMSAQWLRGVSFTGYGTTLAVGLGIPIPILDEEMAILTSVRDEEIWTRIVDYSQDYPQGTGKILGEVNYAELKSGKISLQNKEIPTGGLSSYLKARELAETLKRWLLKGKFLLTEPVAPLPGGDLHG